From the genome of Triticum aestivum cultivar Chinese Spring chromosome 3B, IWGSC CS RefSeq v2.1, whole genome shotgun sequence, one region includes:
- the LOC123068207 gene encoding putative coatomer subunit beta'-3, with protein MADGPSRVSLDSLESMTDNFSQERVLGSGSYGKVYRMSTSMVKDTELINVHPLQLLFSFRSNKSISCPFHVTNNTDDQHVSVRCVPKHEGATPRYYDLNLLGGTLPPRSTHTFVVTMKQVHQLPADMDVLDVVVVPKTYPDNGRLFHEVTLKAACATACEKTTSEVLLHYDCYGLLKSMDVHPTEPWILTAYQARLVIWNYKTQTRMMEREFRPGFIHSLRKLGSSRVFVSSVRFIVKSTRQLFVVGDEDGYIHVHHCMTMKRVKEFKAHGSAVTSFALHPTQPFVLSASRDQLIKLWNWEKGWVCIRTFTGHSATVNQVKFNPHDNNTFASASGDGTVKTWGIFSPTHFTSLNCQEGQRSVDYYPTGGDQQQQHYMVTGSEWQLRPDNATARIWDLRTQTCIREIKGLESYCEVGVIDCHPDRPAVLVTASGGCGVSLHDSTTYRCERTVHFGLGKVVCVAYVKGARSLAIGHERGVAIMEID; from the exons ATGGCCGATGGACCAAGCCGTGTGTCACTCGATTCACTGGAAAGTATGACAGATAATTTCTCTCAAGAGCGGGTGCTTGGCAGCGGTTCGTACGGAAAAGTTTATCGG ATGAGCACTTCCATGGTTAAGGACACTGAATTGATAAATGTCCATCCCCTCCAGCTCCTCTTCTCTTTCCGATCGAACAAGTCTATCTCCTGCCCATTTCATGTAACTAACAACACGGACGATCAGCATGTGTCCGTGAGGTGTGTCCCAAAACACGAGGGGGCAACACCTCGCTACTACGATCTGAATCTGCTGGGCGGTACTTTGCCACCAAGGTCCACACATACCTTCGTTGTAACGATGAAACAGGTACATCAGCTGCCGGCCGACATGGACGTGCTTGACGTAGTCGTGGTACCTAAGACTTACCCAG ATAACGGCCGTCTATTTCATGAGGTGACCCTAAAGGCCGCCTGTGCAACAGCGTGTGAGAAGACGACATCTGAG GTGTTACTTCATTATGATTGTTACGGTCTACTAAAGTCAATGGATGTGCACCCTACAGAGCCTTG GATTTTGACAGCCTATCAGGCACGGCTTGTCATTTGGAACTACAAGACCCAG ACAAGAATGATGGAGCGTGAATTCCGCCCTGGGTTCATTCATTCCCTCAGAAAGCTGGGCTCGTCTAGGGTGTTTGTTAGCAGCGTTAGGTTTATCGTGAAGTCGACGAGGCAATTGTTCGTGGTGGGTGATGAGGACGGGTACATCCACGTGCATCACTGTATGACAATGAAGAGAGTCAAGGAATTCAAAGCTCACGGCAGTGCGGTCACATCATTCGCCCTTCACCCGACTCAACCGTTTGTGCTGTCGGCATCTCGCGACCAACTAATCAAGCTCTGGAACTGGGAGAAGGGCTGGGTGTGCATCAGGACATTCACTGGGCACTCAGCCACGGTGAACCAAGTCAAGTTTAATCCGCATGACAACAACACTTTTGCAAGTGCTTCCGGGGACGGCACAGtgaag ACCTGGGGAATTTTTTCTCCCACTCATTTCACCAGCCTCAACTGCCAAGAGGGGCAGCGCTCTGTTGATTACTATCCCACGGGTGGtgatcagcagcagcagcactaCATGGTTACAGGATCGGAATGGCAGTTGAGACCGGACAATGCGACGGCACGC ATCTGGGATTTGCGAACACAGACATGTATCCGTGAAATCAAGGGGCTCGAGTCATACTGTGAAGTTGGTGTGATCGATTGCCATCCAGATCGTCCAGCAGTGTTGGTTACTGCGTCAGGCGGCTGTGGTGTTTCTCTCCACGACTCCACAACCTACAG GTGTGAGAGAACGGTTCATTTCGGTCTCGGCAAGGTTGTATGTGTTGCATACGTCAAGGGAGCAAGAAG CCTCGCTATTGGACATGAGCGAGGAGTTGCAATCATGGAAATCGATTAA